The Vigna unguiculata cultivar IT97K-499-35 chromosome 6, ASM411807v1, whole genome shotgun sequence genome contains a region encoding:
- the LOC114187443 gene encoding uncharacterized protein LOC114187443 — protein MDLCRSSYAYSKVEKEDPEDIIHRRAQFLIHKVLEKADSRRKPSCLRLRICKLKVKIGKRLMRLRKRIISGVSTLRLGIHGNFITQLKTWKRLFARGRQSQTLINYPSSSHQLIITT, from the coding sequence ATGGATCTGTGTAGGAGCTCATACGCTTACTCAAAGGTGGAGAAGGAGGACCCTGAAGACATAATCCACAGAAGGGCACAGTTTTTGATCCACAAAGTGTTGGAGAAAGCAGATTCACGCAGAAAGCCATCGTGCCTCAGACTCAGAATTTGTAAGTTGAAGGTTAAGATTGGGAAGAGGCTAATGAGGCTGAGGAAGAGAATTATATCAGGTGTTTCCACACTCAGACTTGGCATTCATGGAAACTTCATCACTCAACTCAAAACATGGAAGAGACTCTTTGCCAGAGGAAGACAATCACAGACCCTCATTAATTACCCTTCCTCCTCTCATCAACTCATCATCACTACCTAA
- the LOC114187557 gene encoding polyadenylate-binding protein RBP45-like isoform X1 has product MMQQPGLGMAPPTMGQQPQQQYQQPPPQQQPYVMMQPQPQAPPPMWAPSAQPSSQQQPASVDEVRTLWIGDLQYWMDENYLYTCFAPTGEVTSVKVIRNKQTSQSEGYGFIEFNSRAAAERILQTYNGAIMPNGGQSFRLNWASFSAGERRHDDSPDYTIFVGDLAADVTDYLLQETFRARYNSVKGAKVVIDRLTGRTKGYGFVRFADESEQVRAMTEMQGVLCSTRPMRIGPASNKTPATQPKASYQNSQAQGTQNENDPNNTTIFVGNLDANVSDDHLRQVFSQYGELVHVKIPAGKRCGFVQFADRKCAEEALRMLNGTLLGGQNVRLSWGRSPSNKQAQADPNQWNGGGGGYYGYAQGYENYGYAPAGQDPNVYGSYPGYPGYQPPQQQQQIGYS; this is encoded by the exons ATGATGCAGCAGCCAGGACTCGGCATGGCCCCTCCCACCATGGGGCAGCAGCCACAGCAACAGTATCAGCAGCCGCCGCCGCAGCAGCAACCCTACGTTATGATGCAGCCGCAGCCCCAGGCGCCTCCTCCCATGTGGGCCCCCTCCGCCCAGCCTTCGTCGCAGCAGCAGCCCGCCAGCGTTGACGAGGTCCGGACCCTGTGGATCGGTGATTTGCAGTACTGGATGGATGAAAACTATCTTTACACCTGCTTTGCACCTACCGGCGAG GTTACCTCTGTCAAAGTGATTCGAAATAAGCAAACTAGTCAATCAGAAGGTTACGGGTTTATTGAATTTAATAGTCGTGCTGCAGCTGAGAGAATTCTTCAGACATATAATGGGGCTATTATGCCAAATGGGGGGCAGAGTTTCAGGTTGAATTGGGCAAGTTTTAGTGCTGGTGAAAGGCGCCATGATGATTCTCCTGACTACACAATATTTGTTGGCGACTTGGCTGCAGATGTTACTGATTACTTGCTCCAAGAGACATTTAGGGCTCGTTACAACTCCGTAAAGGGTGCAAAAGTTGTTATTGATCGGCTAACTGGTCGGACTAAGGGGTATGGCTTTGTTAGGTTTGCGGATGAGAGTGAACAAGTGAGGGCTATGACTGAGATGCAAGGGGTTCTTTGTTCAACAAGACCCATGAGAATTGGGCCAGCCAGTAACAAAACCCCTGCTACTCAGCCGAAAG CATCATATCAGAATTCTCAAGCTCAAGGCACACAGAACGAAAATGATCCTAATAATACAACT ATTTTTGTGGGCAATTTGGATGCTAATGTCAGCGATGACCATTTGAGACAAGTTTTTAGCCAGTATGGAGAATTAGTTCATGTGAAGATTCCAGCAGGCAAGCGATGTGGTTTTGTCCAGTTCGCTGACAG GAAATGTGCTGAAGAGGCACTTCGGATGCTAAATGGGACACTATTGGGTGGACAGAATGTTCGTCTGTCATGGGGACGCAGTCCTTCAAACAAACAG GCTCAGGCAGATCCAAACCAGTggaatggtggtggtggtggatacTATGGGTATGCACAAGGTTATGAAAACTATGGTTATGCTCCTGCTGGTCAAGATCCAAACGTGTATGGCAGTTATCCGGGGTATCCCGGTTACCAACCTCCTCAGCAACAGCAGCAAATAGGATACAGTTGA
- the LOC114187557 gene encoding polyadenylate-binding protein RBP45-like isoform X2, with protein sequence MMQQPGLGMAPPTMGQQPQQQYQQPPPQQQPYVMMQPQPQAPPPMWAPSAQPSSQQQPASVDEVRTLWIGDLQYWMDENYLYTCFAPTGEVTSVKVIRNKQTSQSEGYGFIEFNSRAAAERILQTYNGAIMPNGGQSFRLNWASFSAGERRHDDSPDYTIFVGDLAADVTDYLLQETFRARYNSVKGAKVVIDRLTGRTKGYGFVRFADESEQVRAMTEMQGVLCSTRPMRIGPASNKTPATQPKASYQNSQAQGTQNENDPNNTTIFVGNLDANVSDDHLRQVFSQYGELVHVKIPAGKRCGFVQFADR encoded by the exons ATGATGCAGCAGCCAGGACTCGGCATGGCCCCTCCCACCATGGGGCAGCAGCCACAGCAACAGTATCAGCAGCCGCCGCCGCAGCAGCAACCCTACGTTATGATGCAGCCGCAGCCCCAGGCGCCTCCTCCCATGTGGGCCCCCTCCGCCCAGCCTTCGTCGCAGCAGCAGCCCGCCAGCGTTGACGAGGTCCGGACCCTGTGGATCGGTGATTTGCAGTACTGGATGGATGAAAACTATCTTTACACCTGCTTTGCACCTACCGGCGAG GTTACCTCTGTCAAAGTGATTCGAAATAAGCAAACTAGTCAATCAGAAGGTTACGGGTTTATTGAATTTAATAGTCGTGCTGCAGCTGAGAGAATTCTTCAGACATATAATGGGGCTATTATGCCAAATGGGGGGCAGAGTTTCAGGTTGAATTGGGCAAGTTTTAGTGCTGGTGAAAGGCGCCATGATGATTCTCCTGACTACACAATATTTGTTGGCGACTTGGCTGCAGATGTTACTGATTACTTGCTCCAAGAGACATTTAGGGCTCGTTACAACTCCGTAAAGGGTGCAAAAGTTGTTATTGATCGGCTAACTGGTCGGACTAAGGGGTATGGCTTTGTTAGGTTTGCGGATGAGAGTGAACAAGTGAGGGCTATGACTGAGATGCAAGGGGTTCTTTGTTCAACAAGACCCATGAGAATTGGGCCAGCCAGTAACAAAACCCCTGCTACTCAGCCGAAAG CATCATATCAGAATTCTCAAGCTCAAGGCACACAGAACGAAAATGATCCTAATAATACAACT ATTTTTGTGGGCAATTTGGATGCTAATGTCAGCGATGACCATTTGAGACAAGTTTTTAGCCAGTATGGAGAATTAGTTCATGTGAAGATTCCAGCAGGCAAGCGATGTGGTTTTGTCCAGTTCGCTGACAGGTAA
- the LOC114188235 gene encoding zinc finger MYND domain-containing protein 15: MDLHLKSLFNRFQEQFGSGPGLGPGSGTCMMRVDGIAPNFIKSVYKASAALYRTEPWKRLRPGHLFGIRVGKDSDWTGKKQPFPCVQFIGGDGGDVGFYMFRSENDAKKMLGSRETIHVPNVEVLRVTYEVENLMFPSNRKMIKSLSLEASGSDRFPVIDVARCTPSGDLRFRNPTIEELRFVYAFMKAISLVHSLLQVDRESGPKYSTVVSFEPFIETVDVQWPPDVAKGGYDLVAVTVSHPPGQAYEERSSSASAGSTPTKYVEPPMEDTFNDTKAYSGTGLRQCAMCEKEVHGEQSLCCGRCRAIVYCSSICQKQHWNDTHKSMCGLYKAMMEREEELAIMIFLFPCSADQPCKWLESLGIHQKGMWRRKCSCYSHCPFGLLPVKGGLQELWGGIDEYEYPHDSPFNNHFISSPFLLSGWSEYYNLRSLPLSSPVADILSHPLTVYHILTTLNISSKNLILKGKEVIVHYLGPEGELDWMPAFAEVGHLLNGLGNVQIVMVGPEVPTNLSGTTSGIGSRVRVNLVRGVYQVEASYLPSPHVVIALNSRLDSYTSWGGAIDLIKSLGVPAFFTDQSELSCVNAKQVLRNAGLHITHPVTPNPFRAPVKNLTASFNLPSYSNGFVFGVNT, encoded by the coding sequence ATGGATTTGCATCTGAAGAGTCTGTTCAACAGATTTCAGGAGCAGTTTGGGTCTGGTCCTGGTCTTGGTCCTGGATCTGGGACTTGCATGATGAGAGTGGATGGCATTGCTCCAAATTTCATTAAATCTGTATACAAAGCTTCTGCGGCTTTGTATAGAACTGAGCCGTGGAAGAGGCTGCGACCGGGTCACTTGTTTGGCATCCGGGTTGGGAAAGATTCGGATTGGACTGGGAAGAAACAACCTTTTCCATGTGTTCAGTTCATTGGAGGGGATGGAGGGGATGTTGGATTCTACATGTTTAGATCAGAGAATGATGCTAAGAAAATGTTAGGGTCTAGAGAGACCATTCACGTTCCAAATGTCGAGGTTCTGAGGGTGACATACGAAGTGGAGAATTTGATGTTCCCTTCCAACCGGAAGATGATTAAGTCTTTGTCATTGGAAGCATCAGGATCTGATCGATTTCCTGTTATTGATGTTGCTCGATGCACGCCTTCTGGGGATCTTCGATTTAGAAATCCAACCATTGAAGAGCTTAGGTTTGTTTATGCATTCATGAAAGCCATTTCCCTGGTGCACTCCTTACTTCAAGTTGACAGGGAAAGTGGTCCAAAGTATTCCACAGTGGTGTCTTTTGAACCTTTTATAGAGACTGTTGATGTTCAGTGGCCTCCAGATGTAGCCAAGGGGGGTTATGACCTTGTTGCTGTTACTGTTTCCCACCCGCCGGGTCAGGCATATGAAGAAAGATCTAGTAGTGCTAGTGCTGGCTCTACTCCCACCAAGTATGTTGAACCACCTATGGAAGACACTTTCAATGACACAAAAGCATACTCAGGTACTGGCTTGAGACAGTGTGCAATGTGTGAGAAAGAAGTGCACGGAGAACAGTCTCTTTGCTGTGGGCGGTGTAGAGCAATTGTTTACTGCAGTTCAATCTGCCAGAAGCAGCATTGGAACGACACGCATAAAAGCATGTGTGGACTTTACAAAGCCATGATGGAGAGGGAAGAAGAGCTGGctataatgatttttttgttcCCATGTTCTGCTGACCAGCCTTGTAAGTGGCTTGAATCATTAGGAATCCACCAGAAGGGTATGTGGAGAAGAAAGTGCAGCTGCTATTCACATTGCCCTTTTGGTCTCCTTCCTGTGAAAGGTGGGCTACAGGAACTATGGGGTGGAATTGACGAATATGAATACCCTCATGACTCTCCGTTTAATAACCATTTCATCTCAAGTCCATTTCTTCTCTCTGGTTGGTCCGAGTACTACAACCTTCGCTCACTTCCATTGTCAAGTCCAGTCGCCGACATTCTCTCGCATCCATTGACTGTGTATCACATACTAACTACTCTTAATATAAGTTCAAAGAACCTTATATTGAAAGGGAAAGAGGTGATTGTCCACTACCTTGGACCTGAAGGTGAGTTAGATTGGATGCCAGCATTTGCAGAAGTAGGACACTTGCTTAATGGACTGGGCAATGTACAAATAGTGATGGTGGGACCAGAAGTGCCGACAAATTTGTCGGGTACAACCTCCGGAATAGGTAGCAGAGTTAGAGTGAATCTTGTAAGGGGTGTTTATCAAGTGGAAGCCTCATACCTACCTTCTCCACATGTTGTCATTGCTCTAAATTCTAGATTAGATAGCTATACTAGTTGGGGTGGAGCTATTGATTTAATCAAATCACTGGGGGTGCCTGCTTTCTTCACTGATCAATCTGAACTTTCATGTGTAAATGCTAAGCAAGTCCTTCGTAACGCTGGATTGCACATCACGCATCCGGTTACTCCAAATCCTTTCCGGGCCCCTGTGAAAAATCTCACTGCTTCTTTCAATCTTCCTTCATACAGCAATGGTTTTGTCTTTGGGGTGAATACTTGA
- the LOC114187361 gene encoding 15.4 kDa class V heat shock protein — translation MEFPTSHSLPWQYCIPSHLLFPYTFTPQNYVHWTETPESHVFSADIPGVRKEELRVEVEDSRYLIIRTEAVDESTEPARKFERKFRLPGRVDLDGISAGYEDGVLTVTVPRSIRRGFYIDPADVSENLEVLARAA, via the exons ATGGAGTTCCCAACATCTCACTCCCTTCCCTGGCAATACTGCATCCCTTCTCACCTTCTCTTTCCCTACACTTTCACCCCTCAAAACTATGTCCACTGGACAGAAACCCCTGAATCTCACGTTTTCTCAGCTGACATCCCTG GTGTGAGGAAAGAGGAGCTGAGAGTGGAGGTTGAGGATTCAAGATACCTCATAATCAGAACTGAAGCAGTGGATGAATCCACAGAACCTGCAAGGAAGTTTGAGAGGAAGTTTAGGTTGCCTGGGAGGGTTGATCTGGATGGCATCTCTGCTGGGTATGAAGATGGAGTTTTGACTGTTACAGTTCCAAGATCAATTAGAAGAGGTTTCTACATTGACCCTGCTGATGTGTCTGAGAATTTGGAAGTTCTAGCCAGAGCAgcttga
- the LOC114186884 gene encoding derlin-2.2 encodes MAQAVEEWYKQMPVITRSYLTAAVVTTIGCSLDIISPYHLYLNPRLVVKQYQFWRLVTNFLYFRKMDLDFLFHMFFLARYCKLLEENSFRGRTADFFYMLLFGATVLTGIVLLGGMIPYLSESFAKIIFLSNSLTFMMVYVWSKQNPFIHMSFLGLFTFTAAYLPWVLLGFSVLVGASAWVDLLGMIAGHAYYFLEDVYPRMTGRRPLKTPSFIKALFADDPVVVARPANVRFAPPPADELHQD; translated from the exons ATGGCTCAAGCGGTTGAAGAATGGTACAAGCAGATGCCCGTTATCACGCGCTCATATCTCACAGCTGCAGTTGTCACCACCATCGGATGCTCCCTTGAT ATAATTTCTCCTTATCATTTGTACTTGAATCCTCGATTGGTGGTGAAGCAGTACCAGTTTTGGCGTCTGGTTACGAATTTCTTGTACTTTCGTAAAATGG ATTTGGATTTTCTGtttcatatgttttttcttGCACGTTACTGCAAGCTTCTTGAGGAGAACTCTTTCAGAGGGAGAACTGCCGATTTCTTTTACATGCTTTTATTCGGTGCCACCGTATTGACCGGAATTGTTCTTCTTGGGGGGATGATACCGTACTTGTCAGAGTCGTTCGCAAAAATAATATTCCTTAGCAACTCATTGACGTTTATGATG gtttACGTGTGGAGCAAACAGAATCCCTTTATTCATATGAGCTTCCTGGGCCTGTTTACTTTCACTGCTGCCTACCTTCCATGG GTTCTCTTGGGTTTCTCTGTACTCGTTGGGGCCAGTGCTTGGGTGGATCTACTG GGAATGATTGCTGGCCATGCATATTATTTTCTTGAAGATGTTTATCCTCGGATGACAGGTCGTAGGCCACTAAAAACACCATCATTCATCAAAGCACTGTTTGCAGATGACCCAGTTGTTGTGGCACGGCCTGCCAATGTCAGATTTGCCCCCCCACCAGCTGATGAACTTCACCAAGATTGA
- the LOC114188202 gene encoding pentatricopeptide repeat-containing protein At1g61870, mitochondrial — MSVLSRLRHFSTSILSSNSSTPLTSKQKTRSALRLLKSETNPERILEICRAASLTPDSHLDRRAFSLAVSKLAAANHFDGIRLFLDDLKSRPDLRNEKFLSHAIVLYGQAKMLDHALRTFTDDLSAPRSVKSLNSLLFASLLAKNYKEVSRIYLDFPKTYSIQPDVDTYNTVIKAFAESGSSTSVYSVLAEMDRNSVKPNVITLNNALFGFYREEKFEEVGKVLKLMEEKYRVFPALSTHNVRIQSLCKLKRSSEAKALLEGMVCNGRKPNSVTYACLIHGFCREGDLEEAKRLFRDMKRRGYSPDGECYFTLVHFLCRAGEFEAALEVAKECMGKGWVPNFTTMKVLVNGLAGASKVDEAKELIKQIKEKFAENEDKWDEIESGLSQ, encoded by the coding sequence ATGTCAGTCCTCTCCCGCCTCCGCCACTTCTCCACTTCCATCCTCTCCTCCAACTCCTCCACGCCCCTCACCTCCAAGCAGAAGACCCGCTCCGCCCTCCGCCTCCTCAAATCCGAGACCAACCCCGAGCGCATCCTCGAAATCTGCCGCGCCGCCTCCCTCACCCCGGACTCCCACCTAGACCGTCGCGCCTTCTCCCTCGCCGTCTCCAAGCTTGCCGCCGCGAACCACTTTGATGGCATCCGCCTCTTCCTCGACGATCTCAAATCCCGCCCCGACCTCCGCAACGAAAAGTTCCTCTCTCACGCCATCGTCCTCTACGGCCAGGCCAAAATGCTCGACCACGCCCTCCGTACCTTCACTGACGATCTCTCTGCTCCTCGTTCCGTCAAATCCCTCAATTCCCTCCTCTTCGCCTCCCTCCTGGCGAAGAACTACAAAGAGGTATCTCGAATCTACCTCGATTTCCCTAAAACCTATTCAATTCAACCTGACGTAGACACTTATAACACCGTTATCAAGGCCTTCGCTGAATCCGGTTCTTCCACCTCTGTTTACTCTGTTTTGGCTGAGATGGATAGGAATTCCGTTAAACCTAATGTCATCACTTTGAATAACGCGCTTTTTGGTTTCTACCGCGAGGAGAAGTTTGAGGAGGTGGGGAAGGTATTGAAACTGATGGAGGAGAAGTATCGTGTTTTTCCTGCTCTCAGTACTCATAATGTTAGGATTCAGAGTTTGTGTAAGCTGAAGAGATCTTCTGAGGCCAAGGCTTTGCTTGAGGGAATGGTTTGCAATGGGAGGAAGCCGAATTCGGTTACCTATGCTTGTTTGATCCATGGTTTTTGCAGAGAGGGGGACCTCGAGGAGGCAAAGAGGTTGTTTAGGGACATGAAGAGAAGAGGGTACTCCCCTGATGGTGAGTGTTATTTTACGCTTGTGCATTTTCTGTGTCGCGCCGGGGAGTTTGAGGCGGCGTTGGAGGTTGCTAAGGAGTGTATGGGGAAAGGTTGGGTGCCGAATTTTACCACAATGAAGGTTCTTGTAAATGGGCTTGCTGGTGCATCGAAGGTCGATGAGGCCAAAGAGCTTATTAAGCAGATCAAGGAGAAGTTTGCTGAAAATGAAGACAAGTGGGATGAGATTGAATCTGGGTTGTCACAGTGA
- the LOC114188201 gene encoding probable serine/threonine-protein kinase PBL23, with amino-acid sequence MSCFPCCKSDTKPTPAGSTSGKVSKGRRTFKSVAAAMSLKTGSSRHRQIDAEIRKFGSVKNDVKVFTYAQLVEATNNFSSESLIGEGGFGNVYKGYIKSVEQTVAVKVLNRDGAQGTREFFAEILMLSMVQHPNLVKLIGYCADDSYRILVYEFMANGSLETHLLDLAEGKEPLEWKTRMKIAEGAAKGLEYLHSSRDTPIIYRDFKSSNILLDENFNAKLSDFGLAKIGPKEGQEQMTSRVMGTFGYCAPEYAATGKLSTKSDIYSFGVVFLEIISGRRVFDTSRATEEQNLIDWAQPLFKDRTKFTLMADPLLKGQFPVKGLFQALAVAAMCLQEEPDTRPYMDDVVTALAHLAVHKVGDQDLAGDSIKCAGHVESFRVSSSSERA; translated from the exons ATGAGTTGCTTCCCATGCTGCAAATCAGACACCAAACCAACCCCTGCCGGGTCAACCTCCGGCAAAGTTTCCAAAGGAAGAAGAACATTCAAATCAGTGGCTGCGGCTATGTCTCTTAAAACAG GCAGCAGCAGACACAGACAAATAGACGCAGAGATAAGAAAATTTGGAAGTGTCAAAAATGATGTCAAGGTATTCACATATGCACAGCTTGTTGAAGCAACGAATAACTTCAGTTCTGAAAGCCTGATCGGTGAAGGTGGATTCGGGAATGTTTACAAAGGATACATAAAAAGTGTTGAACAA ACTGTAGCTGTGAAGGTACTGAACAGGGACGGAGCACAAGGAACACGAGAATTTTTTGCAGAAATTTTGATGCTAAGTATGGTTCAACACCCAAACCTTGTGAAGCTCATTGGCTATTGTGCAGATGACAGTTATAGAATTTTGGTTTATGAGTTCATGGCCAATGGGAGCTTGGAAACTCACCTTCTAG ACTTAGCTGAAGGAAAGGAGCCTTTAGAGTGGAAGACCAGGATGAAAATAGCAGAGGGAGCAGCTAAAGGACTTGAATATTTGCATAGCAGTAGAGATACACCTATCATATACCGTGATTTCAAATCATCTAATATACTGTTAGATGAAAACTTTAATGCAAAACTCTCTGATTTTGGCCTGGCTAAGATTGGTCCCAAAGAAGGCCAAGAGCAAATGACAAGCAGGGTGATGGGAACTTTTGGTTATTGTGCACCAGAATATGCTGCTACGGGAAAACTTAGCACAAAGTCGGATATCTATAGTTTTGGGGTTGTGTTTTTGGAAATAATCTCGGGTAGGAGAGTATTTGACACCTCAAGAGCAACAGAAGAACAAAACTTGATTGATTGG GCACAACCTTTGTTTAAGGACAGAACGAAGTTTACTCTAATGGCTGATCCTTTGCTTAAAGGTCAGTTCCCCGTGAAGGGTCTATTCCAAGCACTTGCAGTGGCAGCAATGTGTTTACAAGAGGAACCTGACACACGACCTTACATGGACGATGTTGTGACGGCTCTTGCACATCTAGCAGTGCACAAAGTTGGAGACCAAGACCTAGCCGGAGACTCTATAAAATGTGCAGGCCATGTTGAATCTTTTAGAGTTTCAAGCTCTTCCGAAAGGGCGTAG
- the LOC114188203 gene encoding uncharacterized protein LOC114188203, which produces MAAPVAIGTRGTIGSLVRKEIEYFTKFELDRRGSSQKPQQHFVDMVSGRSYSISRPGFWELLTTWKRRKRRGSSGFLPKFCSVAEVAEGNHLNQIPGYSYRILRNDINSFQL; this is translated from the coding sequence ATGGCTGCTCCTGTTGCTATAGGGACTAGGGGCACTATTGGATCTCTAGTCAGGAAGGAAATTGAATACTTCACTAAGTTTGAGTTAGACAGAAGAGGAAGCTCACAAAAGCCTCAGCAACACTTTGTGGACATGGTTTCTGGCAGAAGCTATTCCATTTCAAGGCCTGGTTTCTGGGAGTTGCTAACTACATGGAAGAGGAGGAAGAGAAGAGGCTCAAGTGGGTTTCTTCCAAAATTTTGTTCTGTTGCTGAAGTAGCTGAAGGGAATCACTTAAACCAGATTCCTGGTTACAGCTACAGGATCCTCAGGAATGATATCAACAGCTTTCAGCTCTAA